The Musa acuminata AAA Group cultivar baxijiao chromosome BXJ2-2, Cavendish_Baxijiao_AAA, whole genome shotgun sequence genome has a segment encoding these proteins:
- the LOC135605464 gene encoding protein STICHEL-like 2 isoform X1, whose amino-acid sequence MTEAPRHSVDIPLSKTLVALKRVRSLRDPSTNSMSKFTAVIEHMNIGANSLNVPFEMNDSNKHHVLQSGKYHLKEEIEDVLSNSGSNFSSRIPNPKSTFPEKSCAVKVRGSKPTRTKLAHKSHRDRPRKSLASARVRHSTRHVEVEVDSYKAPEFDLADRVTATGKKPFYRNSRKPASAVSHAGSPCKSVSEAHTTGSRRPTMGFATLDSQSKSNDVVGSNFSGCGISYCWSGTPKYRGRNIYSDDEEQEKPLLSAEQSETACINSARYPQSPRSLSQKFRPKSFNELVGLNVVSQSLLHAITKGKISPLYLFHGPHGNGKTSTARVFAAALNCLSDVEHRPCGFCRECVLLFSGRSRNIKELDAAKINHKERFKALQKNASVVPCSARFEVFIIEECQSLREEAWATIFKSLDELPGRAVYVMITSDLDTLPHSYVSRCQRYHFPKIKEVDIINRLQKISIEEELEFDMDALDFIATKSNGSLRDAETMLDQLALLGKRITVSLANELIGVVSDDELLNLLDLALSSDTANTVRRARELMVSRVDPLQLVSQLANVIMDILAGRSGFSELGRSFIQRHAAADIGMQKLRHALKVLSETEKQLRSSKNQATWLTVALLQLSAVESSPLTEINSSHACTEMTYLRGNYVRDDGILSTTKAWEGIRSSVCYTCSENKPGCSDRNCNRKKLESIWRKVTQRCQSNSFRSFLQQEGCLSAVYTHEGVAVAEVEFYRPDHVSRAAKSQELIACALQHVLGCNVEIRIKFVPKPVRKVAKPKKSPFSLLSCSGRKQEISLSTMSDDCETETSARIESSFKIYSSHHAQKLSPFIAQFGDKPLPKNHDIKATTVRKTEDNVQGAESVATDGQINLQNERKVETYSSGKLGEASEFSSVPEPEIQPNCFPKKLKFQRKLFSSNTAHAICLRIQQQNKSELSIPDKEASESYFCMYDPYILNSSSASQFTCSSREETIPCKESRLRSKLFCWRMPKPQVLD is encoded by the exons ATGACTGAGGCTCCACGGCATTCCGTGGACATTCCTCTTTCAAAAACTCTAGTGGCACTAAAGAGAGTCAGATCACTGAGGGATCCATCGACCAACTCGATGAGCAAATTTACTGCAGTTATAGAGCATATGAACATTGGGGCCAATTCTTTGAATGTTCCTTTTGAGATGAACGATTCGAATAAACACCATGTTCTCCAGTCAGGAAAGTATCATCTGAAAGAAGAAATTGAGGATGTCCTAAGCAATTCAGGCTCAAATTTTAGTTCTAGAATACCTAATCCAAAGAGCACCTTCCCTGAGAAGAGTTGTGCGGTGAAAGTTCGAGGATCTAAACCGACAAGAACCAAACTAGCTCATAAATCGCATCGAGATCGTCCGCGTAAGTCATTGGCTTCGGCAAGAGTTCGGCATTCCACAAGGCATGTTGAAGTGGAAGTAGATTCTTATAAAGCGCCTGAATTTGACTTGGCTGACAGGGTCACTGCAACAGGAAAGAAGCCTTTTTATAGAAATTCGAGGAAACCAGCTTCTGCGGTGAGCCATGCAGGAAGTCCATGTAAGTCGGTCAGTGAAGCTCATACTACCGGTTCAAGACGACCGACCATGGGCTTTGCAACTCTGGATTCACAATCCAAATCCAATGACGTTGTTGGTTCAAATTTCAGTGGTTGTGGAATCAGTTATTGTTGGTCAGGAACACCAAAGTACAGGGGCCGAAATATTTATTCTGATGATGAAGAACAGGAAAAACCTTTGCTATCTGCTGAACAGTCAGAGACGGCTTGTATAAATTCTGCACGGTATCCACAGAGTCCGAGAAGCTTAAGCCAGAAATTTAGGCCAAAATCCTTCAATGAGTTGGTTGGCCTGAATGTAGTTTCTCAGTCCCTTTTGCATGCTATAACAAAAGGAAAGATATCTCCATTGTATTTATTTCATGGACCTCATGGCAATGGTAAGACATCAACCGCAAGGGTTTTTGCAGCTGCTTTGAATTGCCTATCCGATGTGGAACATAGGCCATGTGGGTTCTGCCGGGAATGTGTGTTATTATTCTCTGGAAGGAGCAGAAATATCAAAGAGCTTGATGCTGCTAAGATAAACCATAAAGAAAGGTTTAAAGCTCTTCAGAAGAATGCTTCAGTGGTTCCATGTTCGGCTCGTTTTGAGGTCTTCATAATAGAAGAGTGTCAATCCTTGAGAGAGGAGGCATGGGCAACCATTTTTAAAAGCCTTGATGAATTACCTGGACGTGCTGTATATGTTATGATTACCTCTGATCTGGACACATTGCCTCACAGTTATGTATCAAGGTGCCAAAGGTACCACTTCCCAAAAATAAAGGAAGTTGATATTATCAACAGGTTGCAAAAGATAAGCATAGAAGAGGAATTGGAGTTTGACATGGATGCTCTAGATTTCATTGCTACAAAATCTAATGGTTCTCTTCGAGATGCAGAAACGATGCTTGATCAGCTTGCATTGCTTGGAAAGAGAATCACAGTATCTCTTGCAAATGAGCTT ATAGGAGTTGTTTCTGATGATGAGTTGCTCAATTTGCTGGATTTGGCACTGTCGTCTGACACTGCTAACACAGTTAGAAGAGCTAGAGAGCTTATGGTATCGAGGGTTGATCCTTTGCAGTTAGTATCACAGCTTGCTAATGTCATAATGGACATCCTTGCTGGAAGATCAGGATTTTCTGAACTAGGTAGAAGTTTCATACAGAGGCATGCTG CGGCTGACATTGGCATGCAGAAACTGAGGCATGCCTTGAAAGTTCTTTCTGAAACTGAAAAACAATTGAGGTCATCAAAGAATCAGGCAACATGGCTCACTGTTGCTCTTTTACAGTTAAGTGCAGTAGAATCTTCTCCTTTAACAGAAATCAACAGCTCTCATGCATGTACAGAAATGACCTACTTGAGAGGTAATTACGTAAGAG ATGATGGTATATTAAGCACAACCAAGGCATGGGAAGGTATCAGGAGCTCTGTTTGTTATACTTGCAGTGAGAACAAGCCAGGTTGTTCGGATAGAAACTGCAACAGAAAAAAATTGGAAAGCATCTGGCGAAAAGTCACACAACGATGTCAATCAAATTCTTTCAGAAGCTTTCTGCAACAAGAGGGTTGCTTATCAGCTGTTTATACTCATGAAG GTGTTGCAGTGGCAGAAGTGGAATTTTATCGTCCTGACCATGTATCCAGGGCAGCAAAGTCACAGGAACTAATTGCATGTGCACTTCAACACGTGCTGGGCTGCAATGTAGAGATCAGAATTAAATTTGTCCCAAAACCAGTAAGAAAAGTTGCCAAACCAAAGAAGTCACCATTTAGTTTGTTGAGCTGTTCTGGTAGAAAGCAAGAAATAtcactttcaacaatgagtgatgatTGTGAGACTGAGACATCTGCAAGGATAGAAAGCTCTTTCAAGATTTATTCATCTCATCATGCTCAGAAATTATCacctttcattgcacaatttggtGATAAACCACttccaaaaaatcatgacataaaagcAACAACTGTTAGGAAAACAGAGGATAATGTTCAAGGTGCTGAATCAGTAGCAACCGATGGACAAATTAACTTGCAAAATGAAAGAAAGGTTGAAACATACTCTTCAGGAAAACTAGGTGAAGCGAGTGAATTTAGTAGTGTGCCAGAACCTGAAATTCAACCTAACTGTTTCCCAAAGAAACTAAAGTTTCAAAGGAAATTATTTTCGTCTAATACTGCTCATGCGATCTGCCTGAGAATACAGCAGCAGAACAAATCAGAACTATCTATTCCTGACAAGGAAGCATCTGAGTCATATTTTTGCATGTATGACCCTTATATTCTAAATTCCAGCTCAGCTTCCCAGTTCACCTGCAGTTCCAGAGAAGAGACCAT ACCTTGCAAAGAATCAAGGCTTAGATCAAAACTGTTCTGTTGGAGGATGCCCAAGCCCCAAGTCCTTGACTAG
- the LOC135605464 gene encoding protein STICHEL-like 2 isoform X2: protein MTEAPRHSVDIPLSKTLVALKRVRSLRDPSTNSMSKFTAVIEHMNIGANSLNVPFEMNDSNKHHVLQSGKYHLKEEIEDVLSNSGSNFSSRIPNPKSTFPEKSCAVKVRGSKPTRTKLAHKSHRDRPRKSLASARVRHSTRHVEVEVDSYKAPEFDLADRVTATGKKPFYRNSRKPASAVSHAGSPCKSVSEAHTTGSRRPTMGFATLDSQSKSNDVVGSNFSGCGISYCWSGTPKYRGRNIYSDDEEQEKPLLSAEQSETACINSARYPQSPRSLSQKFRPKSFNELVGLNVVSQSLLHAITKGKISPLYLFHGPHGNGKTSTARVFAAALNCLSDVEHRPCGFCRECVLLFSGRSRNIKELDAAKINHKERFKALQKNASVVPCSARFEVFIIEECQSLREEAWATIFKSLDELPGRAVYVMITSDLDTLPHSYVSRCQRYHFPKIKEVDIINRLQKISIEEELEFDMDALDFIATKSNGSLRDAETMLDQLALLGKRITVSLANELIGVVSDDELLNLLDLALSSDTANTVRRARELMVSRVDPLQLVSQLANVIMDILAGRSGFSELGRSFIQRHAAADIGMQKLRHALKVLSETEKQLRSSKNQATWLTVALLQLSAVESSPLTEINSSHACTEMTYLRDDGILSTTKAWEGIRSSVCYTCSENKPGCSDRNCNRKKLESIWRKVTQRCQSNSFRSFLQQEGCLSAVYTHEGVAVAEVEFYRPDHVSRAAKSQELIACALQHVLGCNVEIRIKFVPKPVRKVAKPKKSPFSLLSCSGRKQEISLSTMSDDCETETSARIESSFKIYSSHHAQKLSPFIAQFGDKPLPKNHDIKATTVRKTEDNVQGAESVATDGQINLQNERKVETYSSGKLGEASEFSSVPEPEIQPNCFPKKLKFQRKLFSSNTAHAICLRIQQQNKSELSIPDKEASESYFCMYDPYILNSSSASQFTCSSREETIPCKESRLRSKLFCWRMPKPQVLD, encoded by the exons ATGACTGAGGCTCCACGGCATTCCGTGGACATTCCTCTTTCAAAAACTCTAGTGGCACTAAAGAGAGTCAGATCACTGAGGGATCCATCGACCAACTCGATGAGCAAATTTACTGCAGTTATAGAGCATATGAACATTGGGGCCAATTCTTTGAATGTTCCTTTTGAGATGAACGATTCGAATAAACACCATGTTCTCCAGTCAGGAAAGTATCATCTGAAAGAAGAAATTGAGGATGTCCTAAGCAATTCAGGCTCAAATTTTAGTTCTAGAATACCTAATCCAAAGAGCACCTTCCCTGAGAAGAGTTGTGCGGTGAAAGTTCGAGGATCTAAACCGACAAGAACCAAACTAGCTCATAAATCGCATCGAGATCGTCCGCGTAAGTCATTGGCTTCGGCAAGAGTTCGGCATTCCACAAGGCATGTTGAAGTGGAAGTAGATTCTTATAAAGCGCCTGAATTTGACTTGGCTGACAGGGTCACTGCAACAGGAAAGAAGCCTTTTTATAGAAATTCGAGGAAACCAGCTTCTGCGGTGAGCCATGCAGGAAGTCCATGTAAGTCGGTCAGTGAAGCTCATACTACCGGTTCAAGACGACCGACCATGGGCTTTGCAACTCTGGATTCACAATCCAAATCCAATGACGTTGTTGGTTCAAATTTCAGTGGTTGTGGAATCAGTTATTGTTGGTCAGGAACACCAAAGTACAGGGGCCGAAATATTTATTCTGATGATGAAGAACAGGAAAAACCTTTGCTATCTGCTGAACAGTCAGAGACGGCTTGTATAAATTCTGCACGGTATCCACAGAGTCCGAGAAGCTTAAGCCAGAAATTTAGGCCAAAATCCTTCAATGAGTTGGTTGGCCTGAATGTAGTTTCTCAGTCCCTTTTGCATGCTATAACAAAAGGAAAGATATCTCCATTGTATTTATTTCATGGACCTCATGGCAATGGTAAGACATCAACCGCAAGGGTTTTTGCAGCTGCTTTGAATTGCCTATCCGATGTGGAACATAGGCCATGTGGGTTCTGCCGGGAATGTGTGTTATTATTCTCTGGAAGGAGCAGAAATATCAAAGAGCTTGATGCTGCTAAGATAAACCATAAAGAAAGGTTTAAAGCTCTTCAGAAGAATGCTTCAGTGGTTCCATGTTCGGCTCGTTTTGAGGTCTTCATAATAGAAGAGTGTCAATCCTTGAGAGAGGAGGCATGGGCAACCATTTTTAAAAGCCTTGATGAATTACCTGGACGTGCTGTATATGTTATGATTACCTCTGATCTGGACACATTGCCTCACAGTTATGTATCAAGGTGCCAAAGGTACCACTTCCCAAAAATAAAGGAAGTTGATATTATCAACAGGTTGCAAAAGATAAGCATAGAAGAGGAATTGGAGTTTGACATGGATGCTCTAGATTTCATTGCTACAAAATCTAATGGTTCTCTTCGAGATGCAGAAACGATGCTTGATCAGCTTGCATTGCTTGGAAAGAGAATCACAGTATCTCTTGCAAATGAGCTT ATAGGAGTTGTTTCTGATGATGAGTTGCTCAATTTGCTGGATTTGGCACTGTCGTCTGACACTGCTAACACAGTTAGAAGAGCTAGAGAGCTTATGGTATCGAGGGTTGATCCTTTGCAGTTAGTATCACAGCTTGCTAATGTCATAATGGACATCCTTGCTGGAAGATCAGGATTTTCTGAACTAGGTAGAAGTTTCATACAGAGGCATGCTG CGGCTGACATTGGCATGCAGAAACTGAGGCATGCCTTGAAAGTTCTTTCTGAAACTGAAAAACAATTGAGGTCATCAAAGAATCAGGCAACATGGCTCACTGTTGCTCTTTTACAGTTAAGTGCAGTAGAATCTTCTCCTTTAACAGAAATCAACAGCTCTCATGCATGTACAGAAATGACCTACTTGAGAG ATGATGGTATATTAAGCACAACCAAGGCATGGGAAGGTATCAGGAGCTCTGTTTGTTATACTTGCAGTGAGAACAAGCCAGGTTGTTCGGATAGAAACTGCAACAGAAAAAAATTGGAAAGCATCTGGCGAAAAGTCACACAACGATGTCAATCAAATTCTTTCAGAAGCTTTCTGCAACAAGAGGGTTGCTTATCAGCTGTTTATACTCATGAAG GTGTTGCAGTGGCAGAAGTGGAATTTTATCGTCCTGACCATGTATCCAGGGCAGCAAAGTCACAGGAACTAATTGCATGTGCACTTCAACACGTGCTGGGCTGCAATGTAGAGATCAGAATTAAATTTGTCCCAAAACCAGTAAGAAAAGTTGCCAAACCAAAGAAGTCACCATTTAGTTTGTTGAGCTGTTCTGGTAGAAAGCAAGAAATAtcactttcaacaatgagtgatgatTGTGAGACTGAGACATCTGCAAGGATAGAAAGCTCTTTCAAGATTTATTCATCTCATCATGCTCAGAAATTATCacctttcattgcacaatttggtGATAAACCACttccaaaaaatcatgacataaaagcAACAACTGTTAGGAAAACAGAGGATAATGTTCAAGGTGCTGAATCAGTAGCAACCGATGGACAAATTAACTTGCAAAATGAAAGAAAGGTTGAAACATACTCTTCAGGAAAACTAGGTGAAGCGAGTGAATTTAGTAGTGTGCCAGAACCTGAAATTCAACCTAACTGTTTCCCAAAGAAACTAAAGTTTCAAAGGAAATTATTTTCGTCTAATACTGCTCATGCGATCTGCCTGAGAATACAGCAGCAGAACAAATCAGAACTATCTATTCCTGACAAGGAAGCATCTGAGTCATATTTTTGCATGTATGACCCTTATATTCTAAATTCCAGCTCAGCTTCCCAGTTCACCTGCAGTTCCAGAGAAGAGACCAT ACCTTGCAAAGAATCAAGGCTTAGATCAAAACTGTTCTGTTGGAGGATGCCCAAGCCCCAAGTCCTTGACTAG